A genomic window from Lineus longissimus chromosome 17, tnLinLong1.2, whole genome shotgun sequence includes:
- the LOC135501193 gene encoding prefoldin subunit 6-like, with translation MAEGLQKRLQNELEKYKIVQKDYQKYLTTRQQLEAQINENTMVKNELDVLTEDANVFKMIGPVLIKQDIVEAKSNVQKRIDYINGEIKRHDNTIKELEKKQEAHRENLTKMQHQFQQAQVKAAARA, from the exons atggctgaaGGGTTGCAGAAAAGACTCCAAAATGAGCTTGAAAAGTACAAAATAGTCCAGAAAG ACTATCAAAAGTACTTGACAACGCGGCAACAACTTGAAGCGCAGATCAATGAAAATACAATGGTGAAAAAT GAATTAGATGTATTAACAGAGGATGCCAATGTGTTCAAAATGATCGGACCGGTGTTAATCAAGCAGGATATTGTCGAAGCCAAGTCAAACGTACAGAAAAGAATAGACTACATCAATGGAGAGAT AAAACGTCATGATAACACGATAAAAGAGCTTGAGAAGAAACAGGAGGCTCACCGGGAAAATCTCACAAAGATGCAGCACCAGTTTCAGCAGGCACAAGTAAAAGCAGCGGCACGAGCTTAA